A stretch of Fusarium poae strain DAOMC 252244 chromosome 2, whole genome shotgun sequence DNA encodes these proteins:
- a CDS encoding hypothetical protein (TransMembrane:16 (o31-51i72-93o99-117i129-152o158-175i270-291o311-334i378-403o409-431i486-507o527-549i871-897o909-929i950-974o1012-1032i1096-1116o)) produces MTSTCLNDGSWGPGVRGCRGDFDFTQKFERIFFSIIPTVIFIASAIARVAVLAQRERIVNGVILQSVKLAFLVVYTATQLGLLILIATGTAGIVHDLSLAGSCLTFVASLLACALSYKEHSCARRPSTLLNVYVLLTLLFDIVQARTAWLLISGSSQQARLFTASVVVKAVILCLETIPKTRWIHWNAEEHSPEESSGVFSVGVFAWLNQLFIRGYRGVLKIEDLYPLDESMASDRLQNRFARNLRVHRYNEEPKSGLLKDLTRTLIGPFLLPVAPRAALIAFQFCQPFFIDATLQYLQAPETLNSKSVSYGLIGAAFFIYAGIGVSSAFYGYYRERATYMIRGCLVAAIYQKTTQMKITAADDSAALTLMSSDVERILRAAATAHDLWANPVEVAIGCWLLYGKLGAAFISPLIVIIICALLLSWLVTLVGKRQNEWMKRIQNRVGLTSNAISQMKLYKISGITGPVAELIQSLRVGEIKVGNSFRWLLILAAVLGFTPFAISPPITFAFTSRELTINTLFTSLSYILLFTTPVVALFQSLPGIFAALTCVARVQRFLAAEPRNDFRKHQSASVSEKSSSDEASEVAFSIENGSFGWGSEKMTLRDISTSIPAHKLTIVVGQVASGKTTFCQALLGELPVSSGTIKTLIPSHRIAYCDQSVFLYNGTFRQNIIGHCAFDQAKYDEIVDATMLSQDVALLPQGHDANIGSNGIMLSGGQRQRISVARALYSEANLMIFDDILSGLDLGTESELFRRVFGPTGITRRRNVTVIICTHSVRHLPLADHIIALGNGTVIEQGDFSALMQNNKYVHSLGVKHRDTDSSSENEKPETTVTASPLRAIATSPAAEAAEDKARQQGDFSIYKHYFNSVGTWAVVGVALSGMIAGACQSLSGVWMKFWAEDAFNRSFTFYAGIYAFLRSGFVVFLFCNGVITMISMTASAGTEMHQRAILTVISAPLRFFTTTDTGVVTNLFSQDMTLLDFDLPLALTNFTLDISNTIGSAFVVASASPYLAIGYPFLTGVLYFIQMFYLRTSRQLRLLDLEAKSPLYTHFTDTMRGIATIRAFRWEQNDILYNNQLLDTSQRPAYLLAMIQQWLASSLHLLVTGIAVILIALATQLRTNAGLTGASLISLLTFSEFMSDVIRSYTSLETSLGAVSRLRSFSETVATENMPGEDLEPPETWPQNGHVKIDKVSASYDADANNQDEDLNLVLRDLELDILPGQKVAICGRTGSGKSTLILLLLRLLDPLSSCSTNIKIDDVDLHEIDRATLRKRIICIPQDAVFLPDGSSIKANIDPYNSATDAECFSVLNTVRLTNFVHDKGSLNAGMSAEDLSAGQKQLFSLGRAILRRRARDRGEKKHGGLLLLDEVSSSVDRVTDRAMQEIIRDEFENYTIIMVSHRLEMVVKYFDRVVVLDKGSVVEDGGPRQLVEREGSRFGELWAVENDGKSE; encoded by the exons ATGACTTCAACTTGTCTCAACGACGGCTCCTGGGGCCCTGGCGTTCGAGGATGTCGAGGCGACTTTGACTTTACGCAGAAATTCGAGCGTATCTTTTTCTCTATCATTCCGACGGTAATCTTTATCGCGTCGGCGATTGCGCGTGTAGCTGTTCTGGCGCAGAGAGAGAGGATCGTCAATGGCGTGATCTTACAGTCTGTCAAGCTC GCCTTTCTCGTTGTTTATACGGCTACACAGCTTGGACTTTTAATTCTCATCGCAACTGGAACTGCGGGCATAGTTCACGATCTATCTCTTGCAGGATCCTGCCTCACATTTGTCGCCTCTCTCTTAGCATGTGCGCTATCTTACAAAGAGCACTCATGCGCTAGAAGACCATCAACTCTGTTGAACGTATACGTTCTGCTCACACTCTTGTTCGACATTGTGCAAGCCCGCACAGCATGGCTTCTCATCAGCGGATCATCGCAACAGGCTCGCCTTTTCACAGCTTCCGTCGTGGTCAAGGCCGTCATTCTCTGCCTCGAAACAATCCCCAAGACACGATGGATTCACTGGAATGCAGAGGAACATAGCCCTGAGGAGTCCAGCGGCGTGTTTAGTGTTGGAGTGTTTGCGTGGTTGAACCAGCTCTTCATCAGAGGCTATCGAGGAGTTTTGAAGATAGAGGATCTATATCCTCTTGATGAAAGCATGGCCTCGGACAGACTGCAGAACCGCTTTGCAAGAAACCTCCGGGTTCATCGGTATAACGAGGAACCCAAGTCGGGTCTTTTGAAGGACTTGACGAGAACGCTCATCGGCCCGTTCCTCCTCCCGGTTGCTCCTCGCGCTGCTCTCATCGCCTTTCAATTCTGTCAACCATTCTTTATTGACGCAACACTACAATATCTCCAAGCCCCAGAGACGCTCAACTCAAAAAGCGTGAGTTATGGCTTGATCGGCGCTGCCTTCTTTATCTACGCTGGTATTGGAGTCTCCTCAGCGTTTTACGGGTACTATCGAGAGAGAGCCACCTACATGATTCGAGGCTGTCTAGTAGCTGCAATATACCAAAAGACTACACAGATGAAAATCACAGCTGCTGATGACTCAGCTGCTTTGACTCTCATGAGTTCAGACGTCGAGAGGATTCTTAGAGCTGCCGCGACAGCTCATGATCTCTGGGCTAACCCTGTTGAGGTGGCTATCGGATGCTGGCTTCTGTACGGAAAGCTTGGTGCAGCTTTTATCTCTCCCCTCATTGTTATCATAATATGCGCCTTGTTGCTATCGTGGTTGGTTACGTTGGTTGGCAAGAGACAAAATGAGTGGATGAAGAGAATTCAAAACAGAGTCGGCCTAACTTCGAATGCCATTTCGCAAATGAAGCTGTACAAGATCTCGGGTATTACTGGTCCCGTGGCGGAACTAATTCAGAGTCTCCGTGTAGGAGAGATCAAAGTCGGTAACAGCTTCCGCTGGCTACTGATTCTGGCTGCGGTGTTGGGCTTTACGCCCTTTGCTATCTCACCTCCCATCACCTTCGCTTTCACCTCACGAGAGTTGACCATAAACACACTCTTTACCTCTTTGTCATATATCCTTCTCTTCACAACGCCTGTTGTTGCTCTCTTCCAGAGTCTGCCTGGTATTTTCGCAGCACTGACCTGCGTGGCTCGAGTGCAGAGATTCCTTGCAGCTGAACCGCGAAATGACTTTCGCAAACATCAATCCGCCTCGGTATCTGAGAAGAGCTCTTCAGATGAGGCTTCGGAAGTTGCTTTCTCAATCGAGAACGGATCCTTTGGTTGGGGAAGCGAGAAGATGACACTGAGAGACATCAGCACTTCCATCCCTGCTCACAAGCTCACCATTGTCGTCGGCCAAGTTGCCTCAGGCAAGACAACCTTTTGTCAAGCTCTTCTCGGTGAACTACCTGTATCTTCAGGTACGATCAAGACTTTGATCCCGTCTCATCGTATCGCGTATTGTGATCAATCCGTCTTTCTCTACAATGGAACGTTTCGGCAAAACATCATCGGTCACTGCGCCTTTGATCAGGCAAAGTACGACGAGATCGTGGATGCGACAATGCTGTCCCAAGATGTAGCGCTCTTGCCACAGGGCCACGACGCCAACATTGGGAGTAACGGCATTATGCTCTCTGGAGGCCAGCGACAACGAATTAGCGTGGCGAGAGCTCTCTACTCTGAGGCGAACTTGATGATCTTTGATGATATACTCAGCGGTTTGGACTTGGGCACTGAATCTGAGCTTTTCCGACGCGTGTTTGGTCCAACGGGTATAACCCGTCGAAGGAACGTTACCGTCATCATATGTACTCACTCGGTGCGTCACTTGCCACTGGCAGACCACATAATTGCTCTTGGAAACGGTACTGTTATTGAGCAAGGAGATTTCTCAGCGTTGATGCAAAACAACAAGTACGTCCACAGTCTTGGAGTCAAGCACAGAGATACGGATTCCTCTTCGGAGAATGAAAAGCCTGAAACGACAGTCACTGCCTCTCCTCTTCGGGCTATAGCGACGTCTCCAGCCGCAGAGGCAGCAGAAGATAAAGCAAGGCAGCAAGGCGACTTTTCCATCTATAAGCATTACTTTAACAGTGTTGGAACATGGGCAGTCGTCGGTGTTGCACTGTCAGGGATGATAGCTGGCGCTTGTCAGAGTCTTTCAGGCGTGTGGATGAAGTTCTGGGCTGAAGACGCCTTTAACAGATCCTTTACTTTTTACGCGGGCATCTACGCATTCCTACGATCAGGTTTTGTTGTATTTTTATTCTGCAACGGTGTCATCACTATGATAAGTATGACTGCCTCTGCAGGAACGGAAATGCACCAACGAGCTATCCTCACTGTTATCTCTGCACCATTAAGGTTCTTCACGACGACTGACACTGGCGTGGTGACGAATCTCTTTTCTCAGGACATGACCCTTCTGGATTTCGATTTACCCTTGGCTCTCACGAACTTCACTTTGGACATTTCAAACACTATTGGGTCGGCGTTTGTGGTAGCATCTGCTTCTCCGTATCTCGCCATCGGATATCCTTTTTTGACCGGAGTTCTCTATTTCATCCAGATGTTCTATCTTCGTACATCACGACAGCTCCGACTCCTCGATCTCGAGGCAAAGAGTCCATTGTA CACCCATTTTACCGACACCATGCGAGGTATAGCAACCATCAGGGCCTTTAGATGGGAACAGAACGACATATTATACAACAACCAACTTCTCGATACGTCCCAACGACCTGCGTACCTACTGGCTATGATTCAACAGTGGTTGGCCTCGTCGCTCCATCTTCTCGTCACAGGCATCGCAGTCATTCTCATCGCATTGGCAACTCAGCTTCGAACCAATGCAGGCTTGACAGGTGCTAGTTTGATCTCTCTTTTAACGTTCAGTGAGTTCATGTCCGATGTCATTAGAAGTTACACATCTCTTGAGACTTCGCTGGGCGCTGTCAGCCGTTTGAGATCTTTCAGCGAGACCGTTGCGACGGAGAATATGCCTGGGGAAGACCTTGAGCCACCTGAGACATGGCCGCAGAATGGACACGTCAAGATTGACAAAGTATCTGCCTCTTACGATGCAGATGCCAATAACCAGGATGAAGATCTCAATCTTGTCCTGAGAGACCTCGAGCTTGATATCCTTCCAGGGCAAAAGGTAGCGATCTGCGGCCGTACAGGGAGTGGAAAGTCTACTCTGATACTACTCCTCCTGCGACTCCTGGATCCTCTTTCCTCTTGCTCTACTAACATAAAGATCGATGATGTCGACTTGCATGAGATTGACCGCGCTACTCTGCGCAAGCGCATCATCTGCATCCCTCAAGACGCAGTCTTTCTACCAGATGGAAGCTCCATCAAAGCAAACATCGACCCATACAACTCTGCTACAGACGCGGAATGCTTCAGTGTTCTCAACACCGTTCGGTTAACCAACTTTGTTCATGACAAGGGTAGTCTAAACGCGGGCATGAGCGCAGAAGATCTCAGTGCCGGCCAGAAACAGCTCTTCAGTCTCGGCCGAGCAATTCTACGTCGTCGAGCTCGAGACAGGGGCGAGAAGAAGCATGGGGGCTTGCTTCTGCTGGATGAGGTGAGCAGCAGCGTGGATAGAGTCACCGACCGGGCAATGCAGGAAATTATAAGAGACGAGTTTGAGAACTACACTATCATCATGGTTTCGCATCGGTTGGAGATGGTTGTCAAGTACTTTGATAGGGTTGTTGTGCTTGATAAGGGaagtgttgttgaggatggcGGGCCGAGGCAGCTTGTTGAGAGGGAGGGAAGCAGATTTGGAGAGCTTTGGGCTGTTGAGAATGATGGAAAGTCTGAGTAG
- a CDS encoding hypothetical protein (TransMembrane:13 (o519-539i551-572o592-618i625-646o658-678i685-704o765-785i1182-1203o1215-1235i1255-1281o1293-1314i1326-1344o1446-1467i)) — MAERDLGKAEEAIAANHHTDQADPAYRNSIETDSTRAEGRHDKTQNVGVSIEQAETDFAELQREFTGVSRASRRKSRASNADPEKNAAAEDEAEVESLFDLEAALRGGLDREKEAGIKSKHIGVYWDDLTVKGFSGMSNFVPTFPDAFVGFFDVITPVVNMLGLGPKPPQVALLDKFRGVCKPGEMILVLGKPGSGCTTFLKAIANQRYGYTAVEGEVLYGPWQNTDFDQYRGEAVYNAEDDIHHPTLTVEQTLGFAIDTKMPKKRPGNMSKEEFKESIITMLLKMFNIEHTRHTIVGDHFVRGVSGGERKRVSIAEGMITNAAVLSWDNSTRGLDASTALDFAKSLRIQTNLYKTTTFVSLYQASENIYNLFDKVLVIDGGKQVYFGPASTARTYFESLGFAPRPRQTSADYLTGCTDEWEREYAPGRSQVNAPHDPETLAEAFRKSDAFKSLDAEMAEYKASLTQETDTHNDFQMAVKESKRGTSKRSIYQVGFHLQVWALMKRQFTLKLQDRFNLFFGWFRSIVIAIVLGTLYLDLGKNSASAFSKGGLLFIALLFNAFQAFSELAGTMTGRAIVNKHKAYAFHRPSALWIAQIFVDQVFAASQILLFCIIVYFMTNLVRDAGAFFTFFLMILSGNIGMTLFFRIIGCVSPDFDYAIKFAVIVITLFVVTSGYIIQYAQEQVWLRWIFWINILGLSFSSMMMNEFQRIDMECTADSLIPSGPGYTDIDYQVCTLAGSKAGTTLVSGSDYVAQGFSYYPGDLWRNWGIVLALIIFFLILNVALGELVNFGMGGNAATIFSKPNKERKALNEKLIAKRDARRKDKSNEEGSEISIKSESVLTWENLNYDVPVPGGTRRLLNNVFGYVRPGELTALMGASGAGKTTLLDVLAARKNIGVIHGDILVDAIAPGKEFQRSTSYAEQLDVHEPTQTVREAFRFSAELRQPYHVPMEERYAYVEEIISLLEMESIADAIIGTPEFGLTVEQRKRVTIGVELAAKPELMLFLDEPTSGLDSQSAFNIVRFLKKLAASGQAILCTIHQPNAALFENFDRLLLLQRGGRTVYFGDIGSDAHILRSYLESHGAVAKPTDNIAEFMLEAIGAGSAPRVGNRDWADIWEDSAELAQVKETIIRLKRERQEAVGGSNAKNADMEKEYASPFAHQLKVVSTRMFRSFWRMPNYLFTRIFAHVAVALITGLMYLNLDDSRSSLQNRVFIIFQVTVLPALIITQVEVLFHIKRAMFFREQSSKMYSPFVFTSSIVLAEMPYSIICAVAFYLPLYFMPGFQTDPSRAGYQFLMVLITEIFAVTLGQGLASITPSPFISSQFDPLIIIVFALFCGVTIPPPQMPGFWRAWLYELDPFTRLIGGMVTTALHGVEVVCKQGELNAFSAPPNMTCGEYMEPFFENGGAGYLVSNSTQDCEYCAYKIGDEFYSTFNLSFDNRWRDLGIYACFIVSNLIILVTASRFLNFNRR; from the coding sequence ATGGCTGAAAGAGACCTCGGaaaggccgaggaggccatCGCCGCCAACCATCATACTGATCAGGCCGACCCTGCCTACCGCAACTCCATCGAGACCGACTCTACCCGTGCTGAAGGCCGACATGACAAGACACAGAACGTTGGTGTCTCCATTGAACAGGCTGAAACCGACTTTGCAGAGCTTCAGCGTGAGTTTACTGGTGTCTCTCGCGCCAGCCGCAGAAAGAGCAGAGCTAGCAACGCAGACCCTGAGAAgaatgctgctgctgaggatgAGGCCGAGGTCGAGTCCCTCTTTGATCTAGAGGCGGCTCTTCGTGGAGGTCTCGATCGCGAGAAGGAGGCTGGAATCAAATCAAAGCACATTGGTGTTTACTGGGATGATTTGACTGTCAAGGGCTTCAGCGGCATGTCAAATTTTGTGCCTACCTTTCCTGACGCCTTCGTCGGCTTCTTCGATGTCATTACGCCCGTCGTAAACATGCTCGGTCTCGGTCCCAAGCCTCCCCAGGTTGCACTCCTCGACAAGTTCCGCGGTGTGTGCAAGCCCGGTGAGATGATTCTCGTTCTGGGCAAGCCCGGCTCCGGATGTACGACTTTCCTCAAGGCCATTGCCAATCAGCGTTATGGATATACTGCCGTCGAGGGCGAAGTCCTTTACGGACCCTGGCAGAATACCGACTTCGACCAGTACCGCGGAGAGGCAGTCTACAACGCCGAAGACGACATCCACCATCCTACTCTTACAGTAGAACAGACCCTCGGTTTCGCAATTGACACCAAGATGCCCAAGAAACGACCAGGCAATATGTCCAAGGAAGAATTCAAGGAGAGCATCATCACCATGCTTCTCAAGATGTTCAACATCGAACACACCAGACACACTATTGTTGGAGACCATTTCGTTCGCGGAGTCTCAGGCGGAGAGAGGAAGCGAGTCAGCATTGCAGAGGGTATGATTACCAACGCTGCGGTACTCTCCTGGGATAACAGCACTCGCGGCCTCGATGCCAGTACTGCGCTAGATTTCGCCAAGTCCCTACGAATTCAGACCAACCTGTACAAAACAACTACCTTTGTCTCTTTGTACCAGGCTTCCGAGAACATTTACAACCTTTTCGACAAGGTTTTGGTCATCGACGGTGGTAAACAGGTCTACTTCGGCCCTGCCTCTACCGCCCGCACCTACTTTGAAAGTCTCGGCTTTGCTCCTCGACCTCGTCAAACTAGCGCCGATTACCTGACTGGTTGTACTGACGAATGGGAACGAGAGTACGCCCCTGGTCGATCTCAGGTTAACGCTCCCCACGACCCCGAGACCCTGGCCGAGGCCTTCAGGAAGTCCGATGCATTCAAGTCTCTAGATGCCGAGATGGCTGAGTACAAGGCTTCTCTCACACAGGAGACCGATACGCATAACGACTTCCAGATGGCTGTCAAGGAGAGCAAGCGTGGCACTTCCAAGCGATCCATCTACCAAGTCGGTTTCCATCTTCAAGTCTGGGCCCTCATGAAGCGCCAGTTCACTCTCAAGCTGCAGGATCGTTTCAACCTATTCTTTGGTTGGTTCCGCAGTATCGTCATCGCCATCGTCCTCGGAACCCTATATCTCGATCTCGGCAAGAACTCAGCCAGTGCCTTTTCCAAGGGtggtcttctcttcatcGCCCTACTCTTCAACGCTTTCCAAGCCTTCTCCGAGCTGGCGGGTACTATGACAGGACGAGCTATTGTCAATAAGCACAAGGCCTATGCCTTCCATAGACCCTCTGCTCTTTGGATTGCGCAGATCTTTGTCGATCAGGTCTTTGCTGCTAGTCAGATTCTGCTCTTCTGCATCATCGTTTACTTTATGACGAATCTTGTACGCGACGCTGGGGCGTTCTTTACCTTCTTTTTGATGATCCTTTCTGGAAATATTGGAATGACCCTTTTCTTCCGTATCATCGGTTGTGTTTCGCCTGATTTCGACTATGCCATCAAGTTTGCAGTTATTGTCATCACTCTCTTCGTTGTCACATCAGGATACATCATCCAATACGCACAAGAGCAAGTCTGGCTGCGATGGATCTTCTGGATCAATATCTTGGGTCTCAGCTTCAGTTCCATGATGATGAACGAGTTCCAGAGAATCGACATGGAGTGCACAGCCGATAGCTTGATCCCTTCCGGTCCCGGGTACACCGACATTGACTACCAGGTCTGTACCCTTGCCGGATCCAAGGCCGGAACCACACTCGTCTCCGGTAGTGACTACGTTGCTCAGGGCTTCTCTTATTACCCCGGCGATCTTTGGCGAAACTGGGGCATTGTCCTGGCTCTtatcatcttcttcctcattcTCAACGTTGCTCTCGGTGAACTCGTCAACTTTGGCATGGGTGGAAACGCAGCTACCATCTTCTCCAAGCCTAACAAGGAGCGTAAGGCTTTGAACGAGAAGCTTATTGCCAAGCGTGATGCTCGACGCAAGGACAAGTCCAACGAAGAAGGATCTGAGATTTCTATCAAGTCTGAGAGTGTCCTTACCTGGGAGAACCTCAACTACGATGTCCCCGTTCCAGGTGGTACTCGTCGTCTTCTCAACAATGTCTTTGGTTATGTTCGTCCTGGTGAGCTCACTGCTCTTATGGGTGCCTCGGGTGCTGGAAAGACCACTCTTCTCGACGTCCTCGCCGCCCGTAAGAACATTGGAGTCATTCATGGAGATATCCTAGTGGATGCCATCGCACCTGGCAAGGAATTCCAACGTTCTACTTCATACGCTGAACAGCTCGATGTTCATGAGCCTACACAGACTGTCCGAGAGGCTTTCCGATTCTCCGCTGAACTCCGCCAACCTTACCACGTACCCATGGAAGAGCGCTACGCCTACGTCGAGGAGATTATCTCTCTTCTTGAGATGGAGTCCATCGCCGATGCCATCATTGGAACCCCTGAATTCGGCCTCACTGTCGAACAGCGCAAGCGTGTCACCATTGGCGTCGAGCTGGCTGCCAAGCCCGAACTGATGCTTTTCCTTGATGAACCTACATCGGGTCTTGACAGCCAGAGTGCCTTCAATATCGTCCGTTTCCTCAAGAAGCTCGCTGCCTCGGGTCAGGCTATTCTGTGCACAATCCATCAGCCCAACGCCGCCCTCTTTGAGAACTTTGAccgtcttcttctcctccagcGTGGAGGCCGTACCGTCTACTTCGGAGATATTGGCTCAGATGCTCATATTTTACGAAGCTACCTTGAGTCCCACGGTGCTGTTGCCAAGCCTACTGATAACATTGCCGAGTTCATGCTTGAGGCTATTGGTGCTGGAAGTGCTCCTCGCGTTGGAAACCGTGACTGGGCTGATATCTGGGAAGACAGCGCTGAGCTTGCTCAAGTCAAGGAGACCATCATCCGTCTCAAGCGCGAGCGTCAGGAAGCTGTTGGTGGTTCCAATGCCAAGAACGCTGATATGGAGAAAGAATACGCTTCACCCTTTGCTCACCAGCTGAAGGTCGTCTCTACTCGCATGTTCCGGTCGTTCTGGAGAATGCCCAACTACCTGTTCACCCGTATCTTTGCCCACGTCGCAGTCGCTCTCATCACTGGTCTTATGTACCTCAACCTGGACGACTCCCGATCTTCCCTACAGAACCGTGttttcatcatcttccaggTTACCGTTCTTCCTGCTTTGATCATTACTCAGGTCGAGGTTCTCTTCCACATCAAGCGAGCTATGTTCTTCAGAGAGCAGTCCTCAAAGATGTACTCGCCCTTTGTGTTTACCTCGAGCATTGTCCTGGCTGAGATGCCATACTCGATCATCTGTGCCGTGGCTTTCTACCTGCCTTTGTATTTCATGCCTGGCTTCCAGACTGACCCTTCCCGCGCTGGTTACCAGTTTCTCATGGTTCTCATCACTGAGATCTTTGCTGTCACTCTTGGACAAGGTCTTGCTTCTATCACACCTTCGCCTTTTATCTCGAGTCAGTTCGACCCACTCATAATTATTGTCTTCGCCTTG